The Henckelia pumila isolate YLH828 chromosome 2, ASM3356847v2, whole genome shotgun sequence genome includes a window with the following:
- the LOC140879256 gene encoding uncharacterized protein encodes MYPAVIRLQLHLPNQHSIQFHSNQNISDVLANDVNTKTMLKEFFQMNCVPELTGKYLYREFPQYFTWIQSRKEWVPRRSQNQVVGRIYVVSPSEGERFYLRILLNHVPGPKSFDYLMTVNGNVYTNFKEAAEIRGLLKHDDYVHHCLIEACSVKMPSSLRRLFVSILVFCQPTKVRELWDEFHTYMSEDYGRSISSNSEFITNKLLLEIRRLLHQYKKMLDDFDLPSINIAFLSDHPLPRIIEDELSIQISDEDLRCIEHLNAQQKLTFDSVIQSIMCNQPKLFFIDGPGGTGKTFLYRTILAHLRKRGKIIIAVETSE; translated from the coding sequence ATGTATCCTGCTGTAATTAGGTTGCAATTACATCTACCAAACCAGCATTCCATTCAATTTCACTCAAACCAAAACATAAGTGATGTACTTGCAAATGATGTAAACACAAAGACCATGCTCAAAGAATTTTTTCAAATGAATTGTGTTCCTGAATTGACTGGAAAATACTTATATAGGGAATTTCCACAATATTTCACTTGGATACAATCTCGAAAAGAATGGGTTCCTCGAAGAAGCCAAAATCAAGTAGTTGGAAGGATATATGTTGTGTCCCCATCAGAAGGTGAGAGATTTTATCTTCGCATACTTCTCAATCATGTTCCAGGTCCGAAAtcttttgattatttgatgacTGTGAATGGAAATGTATACACAAACTTTAAAGAAGCAGCTGAAATTAGGGGACTTCTGAAACATGATGATTATGTGCACCATTGTCTGATCGAAGCTTGCTCAGTTAAAATGCCATCGTCATTGAGAAGATTATTTGTCTCCATCTTGGTGTTTTGCCAACCAACAAAGGTTCGTGAACTTTGGGATGAGTTCCACACATATATGTCTGAAGATTATGGAAGATCCATTTCATCTAATAGTGAATTCATCACAAATAAATTGCTTCTTGAGATACGAAGATTGTTGCATCAATACAAAAAAATGCTCGATGATTTTGATTTGCCATCAATAAATATAGCGTTTTTATCAGACCACCCACTTCCAAGAATAATTGAAGATGAGCTTTCAATTCAAATTTCAGATGAGGATTTGAGATGTATTGAACATTTGAATGCTCAACAAAAATTGACATTTGATTCTGTCATACAAAGCATTATGTGCAACCAACCAAAACTATTCTTTATTGATGGTCCAGGAGGCACTGGAAAGACCTTTCTTTACCGTACAATTTTGGCTCATCTCAGAAAGAGAGGAAAAATTATAATTGCCGTAGAGACTTCTGAATAG
- the LOC140879257 gene encoding uncharacterized protein has translation MREQIAASISRSTFWHRVNVLRLQQNMRSAQDTEFSEFLLRIDNGLQHTINGDFIKLPDSMVIQWENEESIDKLIDFVFPNMINHVNDANYMVGRAIITPKNCDVDKINEMLISKFPGEERVYTSWDSIEDDNNNLFQEEFLNSLSPSGLPPYIISLKVGCPIMLLRNVAPELGLCNGTRLICRNLGRNFIDAEIITGPHKGTRYFIHRMPLKSEENSGLPFELTRRQFPLRLSFALTINKSQGQTIPNVGIFLRNHVFSHGQLYVALSRGVSQQCTKILVKDGNLQSHNGVYTRNVVYKDVLLPNIP, from the coding sequence ATGAGAGAACAAATTGCTGCAAGCATTTCAAGGTCAACATTCTGGCATCGTGTCAATGTATTACGTCTTCAACAAAATATGAGATCTGCACAAGATACTGAGTTTTCAGAGTTTCTGTTGAGGATAGACAACGGTTTGCAGCATACAATCAATGGAGACTTTATAAAATTGCCTGATTCCATGGTCATACAATGGGAGAATGAAGAATCAATTGACAAGTTGATTGATTTTGTTTTTCCAAATATGATCAATCATGTAAACGATGCAAACTACATGGTTGGCAGAGCCATTATTACCCCAAAAAACTGTGATGTTGATAAAATCAATGAAATGCTCATCTCAAAATTTCCAGGAGAAGAAAGAGTGTATACATCTTGGGACTCCATTGAAGATGACAATAACAATCTTTTTCAAGAAGAGTTCTTGAATTCTCTAAGTCCAAGTGGTTTGCCACCTTATATAATCTCACTAAAAGTAGGTTGCCCAATCATGTTACTGCGAAATGTTGCTCCTGAACTAGGCCTGTGTAACGGGACAAGATTAATATGCCGCAATCTTGGAAGAAACTTTATTGATGCAGAGATCATAACAGGTCCACATAAGGGTACCAGATACTTTATTCATAGAATGCCtttgaaaagtgaagaaaattcTGGATTGCCGTTTGAGTTGACACGTAGACAATTTCCATTGAGATTGAGTTTTGCTcttacaataaataaatcacAAGGACAAACAATACCAAATGTTGGGATCTTTCTTCGGAATCATGTGTTCAGCCATGGGCAGCTATATGTCGCTCTTTCAAGAGGAGTTTCTCAACAATGTACTAAAATTTTGGTCAAAGACGGAAATCTACAATCTCACAATGGTGTTTACACAAGAAATGTCGTTTACAAAGATGTGTTATTACCTAACATTCCTTGA